Part of the bacterium genome is shown below.
GTGGTCGCTGCCGGTCGCGACGAGCACGCGATCCGCCTCCGCGAGGAGCACAAACTCCGCCTCGCCCGAGGTCTCCGCGCCGAGGACGTCGATCTCCGCCGCCGTCGTGATCAGGTTGGCCATTTTGGGATAGAGGACCGGTGTGCGGTCCGGACACGGCACGCCGTGGGCCCGCATTTCGTCGATGTGCCGCTGCACGGCGGCGTGGTCGCGTCCGGTGAAGCCGGCGTTGATCACGCGGCGCACCTCGAAGCGCACCGGCGTAGCGCGGCCGTTCTGTCTGAGCGTCAGGTCGAGGACGGTCATCGGTGCGCGCGGCGCTAGGGTTTCTGGTGGTACCGGAATTCCAACGTCATGCACCCCCTTGGCACGCGATACGGGCCGTGGGGCATCCCCGGCGGACGGCACGCGTACATTCCCGCCGTGTAGGTCTCCTTTTTACCGAGGTCGACCAACTCGCCTTCCAGGATCCACACCTCTTCCCAGAAGTCGTGGGCGATGGTGCCGGTCGTCTCCGCGCCGCCCTCGAACCGGAGCAGCCGCGTAATGTCCCCACGCTCCTCGTCCCGGCTGAGGATCTTTTGCGTGATGCCCGGACCGCCGGCGCCCATGGTGGGCGATCCGACGACGGGCTGCCATCCGGCGTCATCCGGCCGGAAGAATTCGCGTTCGGGTTTCGGCATCGGCCCTCACCTCGTTGCCGTGGTTCGCGTTCGCGGCGACGCCTCCCCGTCCGCCGGCGCCGGCCGGACCGCGGCGAAATGAGAAAGGCGGCCGGGACGCGTATATCCTCTCGAGCGAAAGAAGGAGATGGGAGAATGCGCAGGGCAGAGGCTGTTCTCGGGGTGATCATGGTCGCGGCGGGCGGGGTCTGGTTCCTTCAAGGCATTCGCGTGCTGCCGGGAAGCTTCATGACCGGGTCCCGATTCTGGATGGTCACGGGCGCGCTCGTCGCGGTCGCCGGACTCGCGCTGTTTCTGGACGGCGCCCGGCGGCCGGCGGCATAGCGGCGGGACGCCGCGAAACGGAGGATCGCATGGGACTCACGCGAGACGTCGCCGACTGGGTCGCGCGGACATCGATCGACGACGCGCCTCCGGCCGCGACGGCAGCGGGCAAGTCGGCGATCATCGACACGGTGGCCGCCATCCTCGCCGGCGCCACGGAGCCGGTCACGCGCATCGTCGCGGAGGCGGTCGCCGAGGAGGGCGCGGCTCCGGTCGCCGACCGGCTCGGCGCGCGTCTTCGCACGTCGATGGAGGGCGCGGCGTTCGTCAACGGGGTGAGCGGGCACGCGCTCGACTACGACGACGTCAGTCCGTCGGTGATCGGCCACCCGAGCGTGGTCGTCCTGCCGGCCACGCTCGCGGCGGCGCAGGGCACGGGCGCTTCCGGCCGCCGGCTGCTCGAAGCCTACGTGATCGGCGTGGAGGTCATCACGAAGCTCGGCCGGGCGATGGGGAACGCGCACTACCGGATCGGGTGGCACGCGACGTCCACGCTCGGGACCCTCGGGGCGGCGATGGCGGCCGGCAAACTGTTGGGGCTGGCGCCGGAGCCGCTGCAGCACGCGCTGGGGATCGCGGTCTCCGAGGCGTCCGGCAGCCGCCAGAACTTCGGCACCATGACGAAGCCGTTCCATCCGGGCCACGCGGCGCGCTGCGGCGTCCTCGCGGCGCGGCTGGCGCGCAAGGGCATGACCGCCGACACGACGATTCTGGAGGCGCCGCTCGGCTATTTCGCGATGTTCTCGCACGGCGAGGCGGCCACCGACGGCATTCGCGACGCGCTCGGCAATCCGTACGACGTGGTCTCGCCCGGCATGAACGTGAAGCGGTACCCGTGCTGCTACGCGACACACCGGGCCGCCGACGCCGTGCTCGACCTCGCGCGGGAATACGAACTGCGGGGCGCGGACGTTGAGGCGGCGGAGGTGGTCGTGCCGTCCGGGGGACTCGCCGCGGTGACGCGGAACCGCCCGCGCACCGGCCTGGAAGGGAAGTTCAGCCTGCCGTACGTGGTGGCCGCGGCGGTCCTGGACGGCCGGGTGACGCTCGACACGTTCACCGACGAGATGGTGCAGCGGCCCGAGGCCCAGGCGCTGCTCAGAGCCGTGCGTCCGGTTGAAGATCCGAGCATTCCCGTGGCGTTCAACGCGATCGAGGAGGGCTACGTGGTAGTCAAAATCCGCCGCCGGGACGGGACCGTCTTGGAGCGGCGGGTGGACTATCCGCGCGGGGCGCACCAGAATCCGCTGGCCGCGGACGAGCTGTACGCCAAGTTCCGCGACTGCGCCCGGCGGGTGCTTCCGGGCGAGCAGAGCGAGCGGGCCCTTGCGCTCCTCACCGCGATAGAGGACCTGCCGCGCCTCGACGAGCTGGTGGCGTCACTGATCCCCGGGGAGGCGCTGTAATGGCCGGACAGGCGCACGGCGCAGGTGCGAGGAGCGGGCCGCGGCTGTGGCTTCGCACCTTCGTGGGCTTCTATCCGCCGCACGCGGAGGCGCGCGCGGCGCTCGATCCCGTCTCGGGCTTCTTGTTCTCCGCGCGGAGCGTCATCCTCGTCATCTCCGCGCAGGCGGCGATCATCGCGGGGCTGCTGGCCGCCGCGGACGGGCGGTTCGACGCCGTCGCGTTCGTGCTGGTCCTCGCCGGCTTCGTCATCGCGCACGCGATCAGCAACCTCAGCAACGACTACTTCGGCTACCGGAGAGGCCACGACACGCCCGACTCGCCGCGCCTCAGGTACACGATTCACCCGATAGCGAGCGGGGTGCTCGACGCGCGGAGCCTGCTCGCCGGGCTGGCGATCCTCGCGGCCCTCGGGACGGCGATCATCGTCTATTTCTGGGCCACGCGCGGCCCGCTCGCGTTGGGGTTCGCCGCGGCCGGCCTGCTGTTGATGTATCTCTACGACGCGGCGCCGACGCCGCTCAAGGCCGTCGGCCTGGGGGAGATCGCGGCGTTTCTCGTCTGGGGGCCGCTCATGGTGGGCGGCGGGTACTTCGTGATCACCGGCCGGCTGTCCGGGCCGGCCTTTTGGGCGTCGATCCCGTACGGCCTCGGCGTCATGTCGATTCTCGTCGGCAAGCACATCGACCAGGCGGACTTCGACCGCGTCCACGGCCAGCGGACCCTGCCGGTCGTTCTCGGCGACCGGCCGGCGCGCGCCCTCAATCGCGCGGTGATCGTGGCGATGTACGCGGCCGTCGCGGTCCTCATCGCGGCGCGGCAGATCACGCCGTTCGCGGCGCTGGTCGCCGTCGCCCTACCGCGGTCGGTCCGCGCGCTGTCGGTGACGGGCCGGCCGAAGCCGGACGCGCCGCCCGCGGGCTATGTCGGGTGGCCGCTCTGGTACCATCGGGTGTCGCTGGTGCACAATCGTCTGTTCGGCTGGGTGTACATCGCCGGGCTGGCGCTCGGCGCGGTCCTGCGCGGCGCGGGGGTGCGCTGACCGGGCCGTTCTGC
Proteins encoded:
- a CDS encoding prenyltransferase; translated protein: MAGQAHGAGARSGPRLWLRTFVGFYPPHAEARAALDPVSGFLFSARSVILVISAQAAIIAGLLAAADGRFDAVAFVLVLAGFVIAHAISNLSNDYFGYRRGHDTPDSPRLRYTIHPIASGVLDARSLLAGLAILAALGTAIIVYFWATRGPLALGFAAAGLLLMYLYDAAPTPLKAVGLGEIAAFLVWGPLMVGGGYFVITGRLSGPAFWASIPYGLGVMSILVGKHIDQADFDRVHGQRTLPVVLGDRPARALNRAVIVAMYAAVAVLIAARQITPFAALVAVALPRSVRALSVTGRPKPDAPPAGYVGWPLWYHRVSLVHNRLFGWVYIAGLALGAVLRGAGVR
- a CDS encoding cupin domain-containing protein → MPKPEREFFRPDDAGWQPVVGSPTMGAGGPGITQKILSRDEERGDITRLLRFEGGAETTGTIAHDFWEEVWILEGELVDLGKKETYTAGMYACRPPGMPHGPYRVPRGCMTLEFRYHQKP
- a CDS encoding MmgE/PrpD family protein; translated protein: MGLTRDVADWVARTSIDDAPPAATAAGKSAIIDTVAAILAGATEPVTRIVAEAVAEEGAAPVADRLGARLRTSMEGAAFVNGVSGHALDYDDVSPSVIGHPSVVVLPATLAAAQGTGASGRRLLEAYVIGVEVITKLGRAMGNAHYRIGWHATSTLGTLGAAMAAGKLLGLAPEPLQHALGIAVSEASGSRQNFGTMTKPFHPGHAARCGVLAARLARKGMTADTTILEAPLGYFAMFSHGEAATDGIRDALGNPYDVVSPGMNVKRYPCCYATHRAADAVLDLAREYELRGADVEAAEVVVPSGGLAAVTRNRPRTGLEGKFSLPYVVAAAVLDGRVTLDTFTDEMVQRPEAQALLRAVRPVEDPSIPVAFNAIEEGYVVVKIRRRDGTVLERRVDYPRGAHQNPLAADELYAKFRDCARRVLPGEQSERALALLTAIEDLPRLDELVASLIPGEAL